Proteins encoded together in one Gemmatimonadota bacterium DH-78 window:
- a CDS encoding response regulator, whose translation MPTDLQLARLFHEETAPATPAHVALIGVIVAFLWPYVPHALLLKMMGAVIVAAFVRFLVHRRARRWYDHARSLVRVTRVSTLLVAAVWVGVTLTLATELDEALWLRYLLAVAGIVAAANATHMADRLGYHIFSALIMGSAMGGTLIQHVGPGTVTEIGIIALYWGLMTWIHLRSHRQLVDRVVASAQLRAATEASVREKEFLDGVLESVPDAMALIDPAGRITRVNDEFVELVVPSSTAGEELTLESITSSGLGAVLARTVRTAREQGASERECRTSVGGEPGWFMAKAARAAGDADGWVFLQLRDITSVRSAEQAQRKAEADLADMVESAHDLIWRVDNRGRWTFLNSAAEHIYGVEVESLLGMNSLEMSPEEHRVTDQRAFKGILAGDSLVNHLTVHVRPDGERRWMSFSGSPLRDDTLAVVGAHGIARDVTAEVQAREALEQLAERDSLVRSLINASDDLVFYKDVDSVYRGCNDAFAEVMGVPEDELIGMRDSDLFAPTLAAHIRERDEEVMAGRAPIRYETHYHPDQPHRVWETVKTAFVSDDGEVLGVLGISREMTAWKEAQERMQKMAEQAEHAAQMKSAFLANMSHEIRTPMNGVLGMSELLQDTDLGSEQRQYVDVIRSSAENLLRILNDILDFSKIEAGHLELDSAPFDLHKEVGDAVRVMAIQASRRGNELMVDIESGVPRWVEGDPGRLRQIITNLVGNAVKFTEDGEVEVRVAIDDADADTPGGTRLRMQVRDSGIGIAEDKLALIFQEFSQADASVSRRYGGTGLGLAISRRLVRLMGGRMQVESREGAGSTFTFDVVLTPCDPPAEARPLTDAGPVDLSGMRVLVVDDNHTNRRILRGVLGEAGCTVHQADSGAAALHRLDELDAAGTAPDLIVMDVQMPEMDGLTVIERLRTDSRMSAFMRIPILVLTSANRPEDARRVRELGVEGYFLKPLPRPDLLRAVAGIRAGRSDDPEAEGPGVGLGAHLRRHRVLVVEDNAVNRMVACAVLEKAGYRVEIATNGVEAVAAVGDGDFQLVLMDVQMPEMDGLEATRVIRRAEAETGRRRLPIIALTAHALEEERERCLGAGMDDFLAKPFRAEDLLALLEQWTRSEAVSPDASSSLDESSMDATAPPASAASEEPPVDLDGFRSVLEAAGIVEVFETTLDIFRDDLPRRMEQIRSAWEARDVGAVAEAAHAIKSAAGNVQARRLNTLVADLESAGRAEDVGRMESLWPDVDAELDRVDRFLQTR comes from the coding sequence CGCGCGTATCGACGCTGCTGGTGGCCGCGGTGTGGGTAGGGGTGACCCTCACCCTCGCCACCGAACTCGACGAAGCGCTCTGGCTGCGCTACCTGCTCGCGGTCGCCGGGATCGTGGCGGCGGCGAACGCCACGCACATGGCCGACCGCCTCGGCTACCACATCTTCTCGGCCCTGATCATGGGCTCGGCAATGGGGGGCACCCTCATCCAGCATGTCGGGCCGGGCACCGTGACCGAGATCGGGATCATCGCGCTCTACTGGGGCCTGATGACCTGGATCCACCTCCGCTCCCACCGACAGCTGGTGGATCGGGTGGTCGCGAGCGCCCAGCTGAGAGCCGCCACCGAGGCCTCGGTTCGCGAGAAGGAGTTTCTCGACGGGGTTCTCGAGAGCGTGCCCGACGCGATGGCTCTGATCGACCCCGCCGGCCGGATCACGCGGGTGAACGACGAGTTCGTGGAGTTGGTGGTGCCGAGCAGCACGGCGGGAGAGGAGCTCACGCTCGAGAGCATCACGAGCAGCGGGCTCGGCGCCGTGCTGGCGCGGACGGTGCGGACCGCGCGGGAGCAGGGCGCGAGCGAACGGGAGTGCCGCACCTCGGTGGGAGGAGAGCCCGGGTGGTTCATGGCCAAGGCGGCGCGAGCCGCCGGCGATGCCGACGGGTGGGTCTTTCTCCAGCTGCGCGACATCACCTCCGTCCGCAGCGCGGAGCAGGCGCAGCGCAAGGCCGAGGCCGACCTCGCCGACATGGTGGAGTCGGCGCACGACCTCATCTGGCGCGTCGACAACCGGGGGCGCTGGACCTTCCTCAACTCTGCCGCAGAACACATCTACGGGGTCGAGGTGGAGTCGCTCCTCGGCATGAACTCGCTCGAGATGAGCCCGGAGGAGCACCGGGTCACCGATCAGAGAGCGTTCAAGGGAATTCTCGCCGGGGACTCCCTGGTGAATCACCTGACCGTGCACGTGCGCCCCGACGGCGAGCGGCGGTGGATGAGCTTTTCCGGCAGCCCGCTGCGCGACGACACGCTGGCCGTGGTGGGAGCCCACGGCATCGCCCGCGACGTGACGGCGGAGGTGCAGGCACGCGAGGCTCTCGAACAGCTCGCGGAGCGCGACTCTCTGGTGCGGTCGCTGATCAACGCCTCCGACGACCTGGTCTTCTACAAGGACGTCGACTCGGTCTACCGCGGATGCAACGACGCTTTCGCCGAGGTGATGGGGGTGCCGGAAGACGAACTGATCGGAATGCGTGACAGCGACCTCTTCGCCCCGACACTCGCCGCGCATATCCGGGAGCGCGACGAAGAGGTGATGGCGGGGCGCGCCCCGATCCGGTACGAGACGCACTACCACCCCGACCAGCCCCACCGCGTGTGGGAGACTGTGAAGACGGCCTTCGTATCGGACGACGGCGAGGTGCTCGGTGTGCTCGGCATCTCGCGCGAGATGACGGCCTGGAAGGAGGCCCAGGAGCGGATGCAGAAGATGGCCGAGCAGGCCGAGCACGCCGCCCAGATGAAGAGCGCCTTCCTCGCCAACATGAGCCACGAGATCCGCACCCCGATGAACGGCGTGCTGGGGATGAGCGAACTCCTGCAGGACACCGATCTCGGCTCCGAGCAGCGTCAGTACGTGGACGTGATCCGCTCCTCGGCGGAGAACCTGCTCCGCATCCTCAACGACATCCTCGATTTCTCGAAGATCGAGGCCGGCCATCTGGAACTCGACTCCGCGCCCTTCGACCTCCACAAGGAGGTGGGAGACGCCGTGCGCGTGATGGCGATCCAGGCGTCGCGGCGGGGCAACGAGCTGATGGTGGACATCGAGAGCGGGGTGCCGCGCTGGGTGGAGGGCGACCCCGGCCGGCTCCGCCAGATCATCACCAACCTGGTCGGCAACGCGGTGAAGTTCACCGAAGACGGCGAGGTGGAGGTCCGGGTGGCGATCGACGATGCCGACGCCGACACGCCCGGGGGCACGCGCCTCCGGATGCAGGTGCGCGACTCGGGTATCGGCATCGCCGAAGACAAGCTCGCGCTGATCTTCCAGGAGTTCTCGCAGGCGGACGCCTCGGTGTCGCGGCGGTACGGCGGCACCGGCCTCGGCCTGGCGATCTCGCGCCGACTCGTGCGATTGATGGGCGGTCGAATGCAGGTGGAGAGTCGCGAGGGAGCCGGAAGCACCTTCACCTTCGACGTGGTGCTCACGCCGTGCGATCCCCCGGCGGAGGCGCGTCCCCTCACCGATGCGGGGCCGGTCGATCTGTCGGGCATGCGGGTGCTGGTGGTGGACGACAATCACACCAACCGCCGGATCCTGCGCGGCGTACTCGGCGAGGCCGGGTGCACGGTCCATCAGGCCGACAGCGGGGCTGCCGCGCTTCACCGACTCGACGAGCTCGACGCGGCCGGCACGGCACCGGATCTGATCGTGATGGATGTGCAGATGCCCGAGATGGACGGGCTCACCGTGATCGAGCGCCTGCGGACCGATTCCCGGATGTCGGCCTTCATGCGCATTCCGATTCTCGTGCTCACTTCGGCCAACCGCCCCGAAGACGCGCGCCGGGTTCGGGAGCTGGGAGTGGAGGGCTACTTCCTCAAGCCGCTTCCCCGCCCGGACCTGCTCCGCGCCGTGGCCGGGATCCGCGCGGGGCGCTCGGACGACCCGGAGGCCGAGGGGCCCGGCGTGGGCCTCGGAGCCCATCTGCGTCGACACCGCGTGCTCGTGGTGGAAGACAACGCGGTGAACAGGATGGTGGCCTGCGCCGTGCTGGAGAAGGCCGGCTACCGGGTGGAGATCGCGACGAACGGGGTGGAGGCGGTGGCGGCCGTCGGCGACGGCGACTTCCAGCTCGTGCTCATGGACGTCCAGATGCCGGAGATGGACGGACTGGAGGCCACCCGAGTGATCCGGCGCGCCGAGGCGGAGACCGGGCGCCGCCGGCTCCCGATCATCGCCCTCACCGCGCACGCCCTCGAAGAGGAGCGGGAGCGCTGTCTGGGGGCGGGCATGGACGACTTCCTGGCCAAGCCCTTCCGGGCCGAGGACCTTCTCGCTCTACTGGAACAGTGGACGCGGTCCGAAGCCGTGTCTCCCGACGCTTCCTCCAGCCTCGACGAGTCTTCGATGGACGCCACCGCTCCACCTGCCTCCGCCGCCTCCGAGGAGCCCCCCGTCGATCTCGACGGCTTCCGGTCGGTGCTCGAGGCCGCGGGCATCGTCGAAGTGTTCGAGACCACTCTCGACATCTTCCGCGACGACCTGCCTCGCCGCATGGAGCAGATCCGCTCGGCCTGGGAGGCTCGCGACGTCGGGGCGGTGGCGGAGGCGGCCCACGCGATCAAGTCGGCGGCCGGCAACGTGCAGGCGCGACGACTGAATACGCTCGTGGCCGACCTCGAGTCGGCGGGCCGCGCCGAAGACGTCGGCCGCATGGAGTCGCTCTGGCCCGACGTCGACGCCGAACTCGATCGGGTGGACCGCTTCCTGCAGACCCGGTGA
- a CDS encoding regulatory protein RecX translates to MSGATPPPPSHVTALRIRGDGRVGVELDGDRTLEVPLEVMNAEHLSVGDPVDAQLEARLVEAEVRARLRAAAFSLLSVRARSRRELADRLKRKEFPVGLIERCLDEFEDAGWIDDPSFARSVVRDRLRLRPRGPGRMTQELRTKGLSEAVAREAVDAVFDEEEVSIEALALEVARGWFRRQGAGVRAALRSDAFSPDRDKARRRFHAFLARRGFTGSAARDALETLRREPDHG, encoded by the coding sequence GTGAGTGGCGCGACCCCGCCGCCGCCGTCGCATGTCACGGCGCTCCGGATCCGGGGCGACGGCCGGGTTGGGGTGGAGTTGGACGGCGATCGCACGCTCGAGGTGCCCCTCGAGGTGATGAACGCCGAGCATCTGTCGGTCGGCGACCCGGTCGACGCACAGCTCGAGGCGCGACTCGTGGAAGCCGAGGTACGGGCGCGACTCCGCGCCGCCGCCTTCTCGCTGCTCTCCGTCCGGGCGCGGAGTCGCCGCGAACTCGCCGATCGACTGAAACGGAAGGAGTTTCCGGTCGGGCTCATCGAGCGCTGTCTCGACGAGTTCGAGGACGCCGGCTGGATCGACGACCCCTCGTTCGCCCGCTCGGTGGTGCGCGACCGACTCCGCCTGCGCCCCCGGGGACCGGGCCGCATGACCCAGGAGCTGCGCACGAAGGGGCTGTCGGAGGCCGTGGCGCGCGAGGCGGTGGACGCCGTGTTCGACGAGGAGGAGGTGTCGATCGAGGCGCTCGCCCTCGAGGTGGCGCGGGGGTGGTTCCGCCGGCAGGGTGCGGGCGTGCGCGCCGCACTGCGGTCCGACGCGTTCAGCCCGGATCGCGACAAGGCGCGGCGGCGATTCCACGCCTTTCTCGCCCGGCGCGGCTTCACCGGGTCGGCGGCCCGCGACGCCCTCGAGACGCTGCGCCGGGAGCCCGATCACGGCTGA
- a CDS encoding DNA polymerase III subunit alpha has product MSSTPGYVELHCHSGFSFLDGASHPEELVLAALELGYPALALTDHDGLHGAMEFAQAARLHGLHPITGVELTLRDVVPGPELDDPPNWPARGHHVTLLAETATGYANLCRLITRSRMASPRDSPALPLDHLLDPDRVEGIICLSGCRRSPIQAALDSSRADAEALLHRFREAFGPDRLFVELQDNRVRGDAARGRALGRLADDLGLPVVATNNVHIHKPERHRLQDVLVAIRHRTTLDGSHGVRRANRCHALASSEEMGRRFAGRFDALANTLHIAERCAAFDLTRDLGYVFPDFEGSARGGALETLAAVCLAELSKRYEPGSTLERRAEERLHQELKLVDLHGLAGFFLVYRDIMNLAREVAHDLRGDAPRARSGLPPGRGRGSSVSSIICYLIGLSHVDPVKADLFLGRFLNEALRSVPDIDLDFPRDIREELILRVYERYGREHAGLVCTFPTYRLRSAVREVGKALDLPFGDLEQLAKLADGRSAGSLKHELERLPEFREKSRAPLWQALGALAEEVAGLPRHVSQHVGGMIISSRPLVEIVPLEPAAMEGRVLCQWDKDSCDDAGFIKIDFLALGMLSLVEDAVDLVADRAGEPPDLSRIDYRDEAVYDRICDGDTVGLFQVESRAQIQMIRRVRPRTIEDLAVQVAIVRPGPIVGGAVNPYVRRREMLREDPAFEVPYDHPLLEEALGETLGVIIFQDQVLKVCRALAGFTDGQAEELRRAMSRKRSKDAMRAHWEAFREGAAARGVDEQVARKVFTQVSAFSEFGFPKSHAAAFGLLAYQSAWLRHYHPLEYYVALFNNQPMGFYSLDALGRDARRNGLSILLPDVNRSRVECTPEGDGLRVGLGFVRGLGTEMAERLVAERDRNGPFRSLLDFLRRTPAALKRPAVENLVWVGSFDTAGLTRRELLWQTGLWLGPESDTRRSGGRDDHPQRELPLDDPYAGLAFSDLDDADRLLAEYRMLRFSTRLHPLSLLRDKLPPDTVVSDRFDALPDRSMVRVAGLVTARQRPSTAKGYVFVLMEDEHGAVNVILKPDIYEKHRSEVRLEPFLVVRGKLQKDGATMNVVATEVGSIRATDPTLQPSLPDTQEYWGERRDESSGFRYLTALRQNPPGTKSWG; this is encoded by the coding sequence ATGTCGAGCACCCCCGGATACGTGGAACTGCACTGCCATTCGGGGTTCTCCTTCCTCGACGGCGCGTCGCACCCCGAGGAGCTCGTGCTGGCCGCGCTCGAGCTCGGATACCCGGCGCTGGCCCTGACCGACCACGACGGCCTCCACGGGGCGATGGAATTCGCCCAGGCCGCCCGCCTCCACGGTCTGCATCCGATCACCGGGGTCGAACTCACCCTGCGCGACGTGGTGCCCGGGCCGGAGCTCGACGACCCGCCGAACTGGCCGGCGCGCGGACACCACGTGACCCTGCTCGCCGAAACCGCCACCGGTTACGCCAATCTCTGCCGGCTGATCACCCGGTCGCGCATGGCGAGCCCGCGCGACTCCCCCGCCCTGCCTCTCGACCACCTGCTCGACCCCGACCGGGTGGAGGGCATCATCTGCCTCAGCGGCTGCCGGCGAAGCCCGATTCAGGCGGCCCTCGACTCGAGCCGGGCCGACGCCGAGGCCCTGCTCCACCGCTTCCGGGAGGCGTTCGGGCCCGACCGGCTCTTCGTGGAGCTCCAGGACAACCGGGTGCGCGGAGACGCGGCACGCGGCAGGGCGCTGGGTCGGCTCGCCGACGACCTCGGGTTGCCGGTCGTGGCCACCAACAACGTCCACATCCACAAACCGGAGCGGCATCGGCTCCAGGATGTGCTCGTCGCCATCCGCCACCGCACCACCCTCGACGGCTCGCACGGGGTGCGGCGGGCGAACCGCTGCCACGCCCTCGCCTCGAGCGAGGAGATGGGGCGCCGATTCGCCGGCCGATTCGACGCCCTCGCCAACACCCTGCACATCGCGGAGCGGTGCGCCGCCTTCGACCTCACCCGCGATCTCGGCTACGTCTTTCCGGATTTCGAGGGCAGCGCGCGCGGGGGGGCGCTCGAGACCCTGGCGGCCGTCTGCCTGGCCGAACTGTCGAAACGCTACGAGCCCGGATCGACGCTGGAGCGCAGGGCCGAGGAGCGACTGCACCAGGAGCTGAAGCTGGTCGACCTGCACGGCCTGGCCGGATTCTTCCTGGTCTATCGCGACATCATGAATCTCGCGCGAGAGGTGGCCCACGACCTCCGGGGCGACGCCCCCCGCGCCCGCTCCGGACTGCCGCCCGGGCGCGGGCGGGGCTCGTCGGTGTCATCGATCATCTGCTACCTGATCGGGCTCTCGCATGTGGATCCGGTCAAGGCCGATCTCTTTCTCGGTCGCTTTCTCAACGAGGCGCTGCGGAGCGTGCCCGACATCGACCTCGACTTCCCCCGCGACATTCGCGAGGAACTGATCCTGCGGGTGTACGAGCGCTACGGCCGGGAGCACGCGGGGCTCGTCTGCACCTTTCCCACCTACCGGCTCCGTTCGGCGGTGCGAGAGGTGGGCAAGGCGCTCGACCTGCCCTTCGGCGACCTCGAGCAGCTGGCGAAGCTGGCCGACGGCCGGTCGGCCGGCAGTCTCAAGCACGAACTCGAGCGGCTGCCCGAGTTCCGCGAGAAGTCGCGGGCGCCGCTCTGGCAGGCGCTCGGAGCCCTCGCCGAAGAGGTGGCCGGGCTGCCGCGGCACGTGTCGCAGCACGTGGGGGGCATGATCATCTCCTCGCGTCCGCTGGTGGAGATCGTTCCGCTCGAGCCGGCGGCCATGGAGGGCCGGGTGCTGTGTCAGTGGGACAAGGACTCCTGCGACGACGCCGGTTTCATCAAGATCGATTTCCTCGCCCTCGGCATGCTTTCGCTCGTGGAAGACGCGGTCGACCTCGTGGCGGACCGGGCGGGCGAGCCCCCCGACCTGTCGCGCATCGACTACCGCGACGAGGCCGTCTACGACCGCATCTGCGACGGAGACACGGTCGGCCTCTTCCAGGTGGAGAGTCGCGCGCAGATCCAGATGATCCGGCGGGTGCGCCCTCGCACCATCGAGGATCTCGCCGTGCAGGTGGCGATCGTGCGCCCCGGTCCCATCGTGGGCGGGGCGGTGAACCCGTATGTGCGCCGGCGTGAGATGCTGCGTGAAGACCCGGCGTTCGAGGTACCCTACGACCACCCGCTGCTCGAGGAGGCGCTCGGCGAGACGCTGGGTGTGATCATCTTTCAGGACCAGGTGCTGAAGGTGTGCCGGGCGCTGGCGGGGTTCACCGACGGCCAGGCCGAGGAGCTGCGCCGCGCGATGAGCCGCAAGCGATCGAAGGATGCCATGCGGGCCCACTGGGAGGCCTTTCGCGAGGGGGCGGCCGCGCGCGGGGTGGACGAGCAGGTGGCGCGGAAGGTGTTCACGCAGGTGTCCGCCTTCAGCGAGTTCGGCTTTCCGAAGTCGCACGCGGCCGCCTTCGGGCTGCTGGCCTACCAGTCCGCCTGGCTGCGCCACTACCATCCGCTCGAGTACTACGTGGCGCTCTTCAACAACCAGCCGATGGGGTTCTACTCCCTCGACGCACTCGGTCGCGACGCCCGCCGCAACGGCCTGTCGATCCTGCTCCCCGACGTGAACCGCAGCCGGGTGGAGTGCACCCCCGAGGGCGACGGCCTGCGGGTGGGGCTCGGATTCGTGCGGGGCTTGGGCACCGAGATGGCGGAGCGGCTCGTGGCCGAACGAGACCGCAACGGGCCCTTCCGCTCCCTGCTCGACTTCCTGCGGCGCACCCCGGCGGCCCTCAAGCGCCCCGCGGTCGAGAACCTGGTGTGGGTGGGCTCGTTCGATACCGCCGGACTCACCCGGCGCGAGTTGCTCTGGCAGACGGGACTGTGGCTCGGGCCCGAGTCGGACACGCGCCGCAGCGGCGGGCGCGACGACCACCCGCAGCGAGAGCTCCCCCTCGACGACCCGTATGCCGGCCTGGCGTTTTCCGACCTCGACGACGCCGATCGACTGCTCGCCGAGTACCGCATGCTCCGCTTCTCCACGCGCCTGCATCCCCTCTCGCTGCTGCGCGACAAGCTGCCGCCCGACACCGTCGTGTCCGACCGCTTCGATGCGTTGCCCGACCGGAGCATGGTTCGGGTGGCCGGCCTCGTCACGGCCCGACAAAGACCTTCCACCGCAAAGGGGTATGTCTTTGTGCTCATGGAAGATGAGCATGGCGCGGTCAACGTCATCCTCAAGCCCGACATCTACGAGAAGCACCGCTCCGAGGTGCGCCTCGAACCCTTCCTGGTCGTGCGGGGGAAACTCCAGAAAGACGGCGCCACGATGAATGTGGTGGCCACCGAGGTGGGGTCGATCCGGGCGACCGACCCCACCCTGCAGCCGTCGCTGCCCGACACCCAGGAGTACTGGGGGGAGCGCCGGGACGAGAGCTCCGGCTTCCGCTACCTCACGGCGCTGCGCCAGAACCCGCCGGGCACGAAGAGCTGGGGCTGA
- a CDS encoding cyanophycinase — MNGRAFGRRVGAWAASAALVGMITACGGGAVDSAPSDEVQGGAENGSAGALVVIGGALAADNAAIYRRVLDGRDGDGPVCVIPTASGSPEESMASAVGRIDEHGGPGVATGVLLTVDAPERADDAAVVAQLRECSGFFFTGGSQTRIVDTFRPEGRSTAARDAVMERWNEGAVVAGTSAGAAMMGGRMIAGGVSLDAFEYGVGEAAGDDAITIREGMGFFEAGWLDQHFLARGRWGRLLMSALSEPPYATGFGIDENTALVVEGGQGEVVGASGVVVIDARDGITLELLGAGDRVDLQTLAVAPAAGRSELDTVESGPDDGVDPFARWQLLRDLAASPGAVLRYTVGDEAGTRLTLEPGPDYRALATAMEGGPEGTPLGLSVGPYRVTVER; from the coding sequence GTGAACGGAAGGGCGTTCGGAAGGCGTGTGGGAGCATGGGCGGCGAGTGCGGCCCTCGTGGGGATGATCACGGCCTGCGGAGGTGGGGCGGTCGACTCCGCTCCCTCCGACGAGGTCCAGGGCGGCGCCGAGAACGGCTCGGCCGGGGCGCTGGTCGTGATCGGCGGTGCGCTCGCCGCAGACAACGCGGCCATCTACCGGCGGGTGCTGGACGGCCGCGACGGCGACGGGCCGGTGTGTGTGATTCCCACCGCCAGCGGGTCGCCGGAGGAATCGATGGCGTCGGCCGTTGGGCGGATCGACGAGCACGGGGGTCCCGGGGTCGCCACGGGCGTGCTTCTCACCGTCGACGCCCCCGAGCGCGCCGACGATGCGGCGGTGGTGGCGCAGCTGAGAGAGTGCTCCGGGTTCTTCTTCACCGGGGGCAGTCAGACGCGGATCGTCGACACCTTTCGGCCCGAGGGGCGGAGCACGGCTGCGCGGGATGCCGTGATGGAGCGGTGGAACGAGGGTGCGGTCGTGGCCGGGACCAGTGCCGGGGCCGCCATGATGGGCGGACGCATGATCGCGGGCGGGGTGAGTCTCGACGCGTTCGAGTACGGGGTGGGGGAGGCCGCCGGTGACGACGCGATCACGATTCGCGAAGGCATGGGCTTCTTCGAGGCCGGCTGGCTCGACCAGCACTTCCTGGCCCGGGGTCGGTGGGGACGACTCCTCATGTCGGCGCTCTCCGAGCCTCCGTATGCGACCGGCTTCGGCATCGACGAGAACACGGCGCTGGTCGTCGAGGGGGGACAGGGCGAGGTGGTGGGTGCTTCGGGCGTGGTGGTGATCGATGCCCGCGACGGGATCACCCTGGAACTGCTGGGGGCGGGCGACCGAGTCGACCTGCAGACGCTGGCGGTCGCGCCGGCGGCGGGCCGGTCGGAGCTCGACACCGTCGAGTCCGGGCCCGACGACGGGGTCGACCCGTTCGCCCGCTGGCAGCTGCTCCGGGACCTGGCGGCCTCGCCGGGCGCGGTGCTTCGCTACACCGTGGGCGACGAGGCCGGCACGCGGCTCACCCTCGAGCCGGGGCCCGACTACCGCGCCCTCGCGACGGCGATGGAAGGAGGCCCCGAAGGCACTCCTCTGGGCCTGTCGGTCGGACCGTACCGGGTGACGGTGGAGCGGTAG
- a CDS encoding MBL fold metallo-hydrolase: MATGDRIRQLDVGLDGLDGAIGSTLLVGDEVVLVDPGPSSSLDRLEERAEAAEVPLHEVRHLLLTHVHLDHAGATGHLASRYPKLTVHLHEDAAEHLVDPTRLVASTRRTFGDAHDRLWGEVRPVPTHRIRGWRPGDRGPLSWLRALPTPGHAGHHLSYLDERDGTLVAGDALGILLAEEAPVHPATPPPGVDLEAWLATLDEISAVGPERAAWSHFGIHANPVGRAGELGEALIALFRRVRTALERGDAYADADGEAFDGETRRTLRQWRGDDVDPYFDAFAASTDYAGMRRFATRNPGWSIPDTWRNE; this comes from the coding sequence ATGGCGACAGGTGATCGGATACGGCAGCTCGATGTGGGACTGGATGGGCTCGACGGAGCGATCGGCTCGACTCTCCTGGTGGGCGACGAGGTCGTGCTCGTCGATCCGGGACCGTCATCCTCCCTGGACCGGCTCGAGGAGCGGGCCGAGGCCGCCGAGGTACCGCTGCACGAAGTCCGCCACCTTCTGCTGACGCACGTGCACCTCGACCACGCGGGGGCCACGGGACACCTGGCGTCCCGCTACCCGAAGCTGACCGTCCACCTGCACGAGGACGCCGCCGAGCACCTGGTCGACCCCACCCGCCTGGTGGCGAGTACCCGGCGCACCTTCGGCGATGCGCACGATCGGCTGTGGGGCGAGGTGCGACCCGTGCCGACGCACCGCATTCGAGGCTGGAGACCCGGGGACCGCGGGCCGCTGTCCTGGCTGCGTGCCCTGCCCACCCCGGGGCACGCCGGCCACCATCTCTCGTACCTCGACGAGAGAGACGGCACCCTCGTCGCGGGCGATGCGCTCGGCATTCTTCTGGCCGAGGAGGCGCCCGTGCACCCGGCCACCCCCCCGCCGGGAGTGGATCTGGAGGCATGGCTCGCCACCCTCGACGAGATCTCCGCCGTCGGACCCGAACGGGCCGCGTGGAGTCACTTCGGGATCCATGCGAACCCCGTCGGGCGCGCCGGTGAACTGGGCGAGGCGCTGATCGCCCTCTTCCGTCGAGTGCGCACCGCACTGGAGAGGGGGGACGCCTACGCGGATGCCGACGGCGAAGCCTTCGACGGAGAGACCCGCCGCACGCTGCGGCAGTGGCGCGGCGACGACGTGGACCCCTATTTCGATGCCTTCGCGGCCTCGACCGACTACGCGGGCATGCGACGATTCGCGACCAGGAACCCGGGGTGGAGCATCCCCGACACATGGAGGAACGAGTGA
- a CDS encoding citrate synthase, with protein MSDESKNTLTIRDNRTGREYEVEVLDGDVIRATDLRQIKVNDDDFGMMSYDPAFKNTASTTSAVTYIDGANGILEYRGYPIEQLAERSSFLEVAYLLLKGELPNKGEYDQFVRDVTFHTYVHENMTDLLDAFRYDAHSMGTMISSVAALSTFYPEAKDVRDPENRWIQINRLVAKMPTLAAFAYRHHRGLPLVYPENELSYAANFLNMLFRIGVKEYKPNPVLERALDVLFILHADHEQNCSATTMRVIGSAEADPYSALAGAMAALYGPLHGGANEAVLRMLHRIGHVDNIPAFIKGVKNREERLMGFGHRVYKSYDPRAAIIKRTAEEVFEVTGRNPLLDIALELERIALEEEFFVSRNLYPNVDFYSGLIYQALGFPVEMFPVLFAIPRTVGWLAQWQEMLEDDEQKIARPRQVFTGRERRDFIAMEDRG; from the coding sequence ATGTCCGACGAGAGCAAGAACACCCTGACGATCCGGGATAACCGGACCGGTCGGGAGTACGAGGTCGAGGTGCTGGATGGCGATGTGATTCGGGCCACCGACCTGCGCCAGATCAAGGTCAACGACGACGACTTCGGGATGATGTCGTACGATCCGGCCTTCAAGAACACCGCCTCGACCACCTCGGCGGTGACCTACATCGACGGGGCGAACGGGATTCTCGAGTACCGGGGCTACCCGATCGAGCAGCTCGCCGAGCGGTCGAGCTTTCTCGAAGTGGCCTACCTGCTGCTGAAGGGTGAGCTCCCGAACAAGGGTGAGTACGATCAGTTCGTGCGCGACGTCACGTTCCACACGTACGTGCACGAGAACATGACGGACCTGCTCGACGCCTTCCGCTACGACGCCCACTCGATGGGCACCATGATCAGTTCGGTGGCGGCGCTCTCGACGTTCTACCCCGAGGCGAAGGACGTTCGGGATCCGGAGAATCGCTGGATCCAGATCAACCGGCTCGTGGCCAAGATGCCGACGCTCGCGGCCTTCGCCTACCGGCACCATCGCGGTCTGCCGCTGGTCTACCCGGAGAACGAGCTCTCCTACGCGGCCAACTTCCTCAACATGCTCTTCCGCATCGGCGTGAAGGAGTACAAGCCGAATCCCGTGCTCGAGCGGGCTCTCGACGTGCTCTTCATTCTGCACGCGGATCACGAGCAGAACTGCTCGGCGACCACGATGCGGGTGATCGGCAGCGCCGAGGCCGACCCCTACTCGGCGCTCGCCGGGGCGATGGCGGCCCTCTACGGACCGCTCCACGGCGGTGCGAACGAGGCCGTGCTCCGCATGCTCCACCGGATCGGACACGTCGACAACATTCCGGCGTTCATCAAGGGCGTGAAGAACCGCGAAGAGCGGCTGATGGGCTTCGGCCACCGGGTGTACAAGTCCTACGACCCGCGGGCGGCCATCATCAAGCGCACCGCAGAAGAGGTGTTCGAGGTCACGGGGCGCAACCCGCTGCTCGACATCGCGCTCGAGCTCGAGCGCATCGCGCTGGAGGAGGAGTTCTTCGTATCGCGCAACCTCTATCCGAACGTCGACTTCTACTCCGGCCTCATCTACCAGGCGCTCGGCTTCCCGGTGGAGATGTTTCCGGTGCTGTTCGCCATCCCGCGCACCGTGGGCTGGCTGGCGCAGTGGCAGGAGATGCTCGAGGACGACGAGCAGAAGATCGCTCGCCCCCGGCAGGTGTTCACCGGCCGCGAGCGCCGCGATTTCATCGCGATGGAGGATCGGGGCTGA